A single genomic interval of Theropithecus gelada isolate Dixy chromosome 16, Tgel_1.0, whole genome shotgun sequence harbors:
- the GIT1 gene encoding ARF GTPase-activating protein GIT1 isoform X1, translated as MSRKGPRAEVCADCSAPDPGWASISRGVLVCDECCSVHRSLGRHISIVKHLRHSAWPPTLLQMVHTLASNGANSIWEHSLLDPAQVQSGRRKANPQDKVHPIKSEFIRAKYQMLAFVHKLPCRDDDGVTAKDLSKQLHSSVRTGNLETCLRLLSLGAQANFFHPEKGTTPLHVAAKAGQILQAELLVVYGADPGSPDVNGRTPIDYARQAGHHELAERLVECQYELTDRLAFYLCGRKPDHKNGHYIIPQMADRSRQKCMSQSLDLSELAKAAKKKLQALSNRLFEELAMDVYDEVDRRENDAVWLATQNHSTLVTERSAVPFLPVNPEYSATRNQGRQKLARFNAREFATLIIDILSEAKRRQQGKSLSSPTDNLELSLRSQSDLDDQHDYDSVASDEDTDQEPLRSTGATRSNRARSMDSSDLSDGAVTLQEYLELKKALATSEAKVQQLMKVNSSLSDELRRLQREIHKLQAENLQLRQPPGPVPTPPLPSERAEHTPMAPGGSTHRRDRQAFSMYEPGSALKPFGGPPGDELTTRLQPFHSTELEDDAIYSVHVPAGLYRIRKGVSASAVPFTPSSPLLSCSQEGSRHTSKLSRHGSGADSDYENTQSGDPLLGLEGKRFLELGKEEDFHPELESLDGDLDPGLPSTEDVILKTEQVTKNIQELLRAAQEFKHDSFVPCSEKIHLAVTEMASLFPKRPALEPVRSSLRLLNASAYRLQSECRKTVPPEPGAPVDFQLLTQQVIQCAYDIAKAAKQLVTITTREKKQ; from the exons ATCCTGGCTGGGCATCCATCAGCAGGGGTGTGCTGGTGTGCGACGAGTGCTGCAGCGTGCACCGGAGCCTGGGACGCCACATCTCCATTGTCAAGCACCTtcgccacagcgcctggcctccCACGCTGCTGCAG ATGGTGCACACGCTTGCCAGCAACGGGGCCAACTCCATCTGGGAGCACTCCCTGCTGGACCCCGCACAAGTGCAGAGCGGCCGGCGTAAAGCCAACCCCCAAGACAAAGTCCA CCCCATCAAGTCAGAGTTCATCAGGGCCAAGTACCAGATGCTGGCGTTTGTGCACAAGCTTCCCTGCCGGGACGATGATGGGGTCACCGCCAAAGACCTCAGCAAG CAACTGCACTCAAGCGTACGGACAGGCAACCTGGAGACATGTCTGCGCCTGCTATCCCTGGGTGCCCAGGCCAACTTCTTCCACCCAGAGAAGGGCACAACACCTCTGCACGTGGCTGCCAAGGCAGGGCAGATACTGCAGGCCGAGCTGCTTGTAGTGTATGGGGCTGACCCTGGCTCCCCTGATGTTAATGGCCGCACACCCATTGACTATGCCAG GCAGGCGGGGCACCATGAGCTGGCGGAAAGGCTGGTTGAGTGCCAATATGAGCTCACTGACCGGCTGGCCTTCTACCTCTGTGGACGCAAGCCGG atCACAAGAATGGGCATTACATCATCCCACAGATGGCTGACAG ATCTCGGCAAAAGTGCATGTCTCAGAG CCTGGACCTATCCGAATTGGCCAAAGCTGCTAAGAAGAAGCTGCAGGCA CTCAGCAATCGGCTTTTTGAGGAACTCGCCATGGACGTGTATGATGAGGTGGATCGAAGAGAAAATGATGCAG TGTGGCTGGCTACCCAAAACCACAGCACTCTGGTGACAGAGCGCAGTGCCGTGCCCTTCCTGCCTGTTAACCCAGAATACTCAGCCACGAGGAATCAG GGGCGACAAAAGCTGGCCCGCTTTAATGCCCGAGAGTTTGCCACCTTGATCATCGACATTCTCAGTGAGGCCAAGCGGAGACAGCAGGGCAAGAGCCTGAGCAGCCCCACAG ACAACCTTGAGCTGTCTCTGCGGAGCCAGAGTGACCTCGACGACCAGCACGACTATGACAGCGTGGCCTCTGACGAGGACACAGACCAGGAACCCTTGCGTAGCACCGGCGCCACTCGAAGCAACCGCGCCCGG AGCATGGACTCCTCGGACTTGTCTGATGGGGCTGTGACGCTGCAGGAGTACCTGGAGCTGAAGAAGGCCCTGGCTACATCGGAGGCaaaggtgcagcagctcatgaaGGTCAACAGTAGCCTGAGCGACGAGCTCCGGAGGCTGCAGCGAGAG ATCCACAAGCTGCAGGCGGAGAACCTGCAGCTCCGGCAGCCTCCAGGGCCAGTGCCCACACCTCCACTCCCCAGTGAACGGGCAGAACACACACCCATGGCACCAGGCGGGAGCACACACCGCAGGGACCGCCAGGCCTTCTCCATGTATGAACCCGGCTCCGCCCTGAAGCCCTTCGGGGGCCCCCCTGGGGACGAGCTTACTACACGGCTGCAGCCTTTCCATAGCACT GAGCTAGAGGACGACGCCATCTATTCAGTGCACGTCCCTGCTGGCCTTTACCGG ATCCGGAAGGGGGTGTCTGCCTCAGCTGTGCCCTTCACTCCCTCCTCCCCGCTGCTGTCCTGCTCCCAGGAAGGAAGCCGCCACACG AGCAAGCTTTCCCGCCACGGCAGCGGAGCCGACAGTGATTATGAGAACACACAAAGTGGGGACCCACTGCTGGG GCTGGAAGGGAAGAGGTTTCTAGAGCTGGGCAAAGAGGAAGACTTCCACCCAGAGTTGGAAAGCCTGGATGGAGACCTCGATCCTGGGCTTCCCAGCACAGAGGATGTCATCTTGAAGACAGAGCAGGTCACCAAGAACATTCAGGAACTGTTGCgggcagcccaggagttcaagcatGACAG CTTCGTGCCCTGCTCAGAGAAGATCCATTTGGCTGTGACCGAGATGGCCTCCCTCTTCCCAAAG AGGCCAGCCCTGGAGCCAGTGCGGAGCTCACTGCGGCTGCTGAACGCCAGCGCCTACCGGCTGCAGAGTGAGTGCCGGAAGACAGTGCCGCCAGAGCCTGGCGCCCCAGTGGACTTCCAGCTGCTGACTCAGCAGGTGATCCAGTGCGCCTACGACATCGCCAAGGCTGCCAAGCAGCTGGTCACCATCACCACCCGAGAGAAGAAGCAGTGA
- the GIT1 gene encoding ARF GTPase-activating protein GIT1 isoform X2 produces MSRKGPRAEVCADCSAPDPGWASISRGVLVCDECCSVHRSLGRHISIVKHLRHSAWPPTLLQMVHTLASNGANSIWEHSLLDPAQVQSGRRKANPQDKVHPIKSEFIRAKYQMLAFVHKLPCRDDDGVTAKDLSKQLHSSVRTGNLETCLRLLSLGAQANFFHPEKGTTPLHVAAKAGQILQAELLVVYGADPGSPDVNGRTPIDYARQAGHHELAERLVECQYELTDRLAFYLCGRKPDHKNGHYIIPQMADSLDLSELAKAAKKKLQALSNRLFEELAMDVYDEVDRRENDAVWLATQNHSTLVTERSAVPFLPVNPEYSATRNQGRQKLARFNAREFATLIIDILSEAKRRQQGKSLSSPTDNLELSLRSQSDLDDQHDYDSVASDEDTDQEPLRSTGATRSNRARSMDSSDLSDGAVTLQEYLELKKALATSEAKVQQLMKVNSSLSDELRRLQREIHKLQAENLQLRQPPGPVPTPPLPSERAEHTPMAPGGSTHRRDRQAFSMYEPGSALKPFGGPPGDELTTRLQPFHSTELEDDAIYSVHVPAGLYRIRKGVSASAVPFTPSSPLLSCSQEGSRHTSKLSRHGSGADSDYENTQSGDPLLGLEGKRFLELGKEEDFHPELESLDGDLDPGLPSTEDVILKTEQVTKNIQELLRAAQEFKHDSFVPCSEKIHLAVTEMASLFPKRPALEPVRSSLRLLNASAYRLQSECRKTVPPEPGAPVDFQLLTQQVIQCAYDIAKAAKQLVTITTREKKQ; encoded by the exons ATCCTGGCTGGGCATCCATCAGCAGGGGTGTGCTGGTGTGCGACGAGTGCTGCAGCGTGCACCGGAGCCTGGGACGCCACATCTCCATTGTCAAGCACCTtcgccacagcgcctggcctccCACGCTGCTGCAG ATGGTGCACACGCTTGCCAGCAACGGGGCCAACTCCATCTGGGAGCACTCCCTGCTGGACCCCGCACAAGTGCAGAGCGGCCGGCGTAAAGCCAACCCCCAAGACAAAGTCCA CCCCATCAAGTCAGAGTTCATCAGGGCCAAGTACCAGATGCTGGCGTTTGTGCACAAGCTTCCCTGCCGGGACGATGATGGGGTCACCGCCAAAGACCTCAGCAAG CAACTGCACTCAAGCGTACGGACAGGCAACCTGGAGACATGTCTGCGCCTGCTATCCCTGGGTGCCCAGGCCAACTTCTTCCACCCAGAGAAGGGCACAACACCTCTGCACGTGGCTGCCAAGGCAGGGCAGATACTGCAGGCCGAGCTGCTTGTAGTGTATGGGGCTGACCCTGGCTCCCCTGATGTTAATGGCCGCACACCCATTGACTATGCCAG GCAGGCGGGGCACCATGAGCTGGCGGAAAGGCTGGTTGAGTGCCAATATGAGCTCACTGACCGGCTGGCCTTCTACCTCTGTGGACGCAAGCCGG atCACAAGAATGGGCATTACATCATCCCACAGATGGCTGACAG CCTGGACCTATCCGAATTGGCCAAAGCTGCTAAGAAGAAGCTGCAGGCA CTCAGCAATCGGCTTTTTGAGGAACTCGCCATGGACGTGTATGATGAGGTGGATCGAAGAGAAAATGATGCAG TGTGGCTGGCTACCCAAAACCACAGCACTCTGGTGACAGAGCGCAGTGCCGTGCCCTTCCTGCCTGTTAACCCAGAATACTCAGCCACGAGGAATCAG GGGCGACAAAAGCTGGCCCGCTTTAATGCCCGAGAGTTTGCCACCTTGATCATCGACATTCTCAGTGAGGCCAAGCGGAGACAGCAGGGCAAGAGCCTGAGCAGCCCCACAG ACAACCTTGAGCTGTCTCTGCGGAGCCAGAGTGACCTCGACGACCAGCACGACTATGACAGCGTGGCCTCTGACGAGGACACAGACCAGGAACCCTTGCGTAGCACCGGCGCCACTCGAAGCAACCGCGCCCGG AGCATGGACTCCTCGGACTTGTCTGATGGGGCTGTGACGCTGCAGGAGTACCTGGAGCTGAAGAAGGCCCTGGCTACATCGGAGGCaaaggtgcagcagctcatgaaGGTCAACAGTAGCCTGAGCGACGAGCTCCGGAGGCTGCAGCGAGAG ATCCACAAGCTGCAGGCGGAGAACCTGCAGCTCCGGCAGCCTCCAGGGCCAGTGCCCACACCTCCACTCCCCAGTGAACGGGCAGAACACACACCCATGGCACCAGGCGGGAGCACACACCGCAGGGACCGCCAGGCCTTCTCCATGTATGAACCCGGCTCCGCCCTGAAGCCCTTCGGGGGCCCCCCTGGGGACGAGCTTACTACACGGCTGCAGCCTTTCCATAGCACT GAGCTAGAGGACGACGCCATCTATTCAGTGCACGTCCCTGCTGGCCTTTACCGG ATCCGGAAGGGGGTGTCTGCCTCAGCTGTGCCCTTCACTCCCTCCTCCCCGCTGCTGTCCTGCTCCCAGGAAGGAAGCCGCCACACG AGCAAGCTTTCCCGCCACGGCAGCGGAGCCGACAGTGATTATGAGAACACACAAAGTGGGGACCCACTGCTGGG GCTGGAAGGGAAGAGGTTTCTAGAGCTGGGCAAAGAGGAAGACTTCCACCCAGAGTTGGAAAGCCTGGATGGAGACCTCGATCCTGGGCTTCCCAGCACAGAGGATGTCATCTTGAAGACAGAGCAGGTCACCAAGAACATTCAGGAACTGTTGCgggcagcccaggagttcaagcatGACAG CTTCGTGCCCTGCTCAGAGAAGATCCATTTGGCTGTGACCGAGATGGCCTCCCTCTTCCCAAAG AGGCCAGCCCTGGAGCCAGTGCGGAGCTCACTGCGGCTGCTGAACGCCAGCGCCTACCGGCTGCAGAGTGAGTGCCGGAAGACAGTGCCGCCAGAGCCTGGCGCCCCAGTGGACTTCCAGCTGCTGACTCAGCAGGTGATCCAGTGCGCCTACGACATCGCCAAGGCTGCCAAGCAGCTGGTCACCATCACCACCCGAGAGAAGAAGCAGTGA
- the GIT1 gene encoding ARF GTPase-activating protein GIT1 isoform X3, whose translation MSRKGPRAEVCADCSAPDPGWASISRGVLVCDECCSVHRSLGRHISIVKHLRHSAWPPTLLQMVHTLASNGANSIWEHSLLDPAQVQSGRRKANPQDKVHPIKSEFIRAKYQMLAFVHKLPCRDDDGVTAKDLSKQLHSSVRTGNLETCLRLLSLGAQANFFHPEKGTTPLHVAAKAGQILQAELLVVYGADPGSPDVNGRTPIDYARQAGHHELAERLVECQYELTDRLAFYLCGRKPDHKNGHYIIPQMADRSRQKCMSQSLDLSELAKAAKKKLQALSNRLFEELAMDVYDEVDRRENDAVWLATQNHSTLVTERSAVPFLPVNPEYSATRNQGRQKLARFNAREFATLIIDILSEAKRRQQGKSLSSPTDNLELSLRSQSDLDDQHDYDSVASDEDTDQEPLRSTGATRSNRARSMDSSDLSDGAVTLQEYLELKKALATSEAKVQQLMKVNSSLSDELRRLQREIHKLQAENLQLRQPPGPVPTPPLPSERAEHTPMAPGGSTHRRDRQAFSMYEPGSALKPFGGPPGDELTTRLQPFHSTELEDDAIYSVHVPAGLYREGSRHTSKLSRHGSGADSDYENTQSGDPLLGLEGKRFLELGKEEDFHPELESLDGDLDPGLPSTEDVILKTEQVTKNIQELLRAAQEFKHDSFVPCSEKIHLAVTEMASLFPKRPALEPVRSSLRLLNASAYRLQSECRKTVPPEPGAPVDFQLLTQQVIQCAYDIAKAAKQLVTITTREKKQ comes from the exons ATCCTGGCTGGGCATCCATCAGCAGGGGTGTGCTGGTGTGCGACGAGTGCTGCAGCGTGCACCGGAGCCTGGGACGCCACATCTCCATTGTCAAGCACCTtcgccacagcgcctggcctccCACGCTGCTGCAG ATGGTGCACACGCTTGCCAGCAACGGGGCCAACTCCATCTGGGAGCACTCCCTGCTGGACCCCGCACAAGTGCAGAGCGGCCGGCGTAAAGCCAACCCCCAAGACAAAGTCCA CCCCATCAAGTCAGAGTTCATCAGGGCCAAGTACCAGATGCTGGCGTTTGTGCACAAGCTTCCCTGCCGGGACGATGATGGGGTCACCGCCAAAGACCTCAGCAAG CAACTGCACTCAAGCGTACGGACAGGCAACCTGGAGACATGTCTGCGCCTGCTATCCCTGGGTGCCCAGGCCAACTTCTTCCACCCAGAGAAGGGCACAACACCTCTGCACGTGGCTGCCAAGGCAGGGCAGATACTGCAGGCCGAGCTGCTTGTAGTGTATGGGGCTGACCCTGGCTCCCCTGATGTTAATGGCCGCACACCCATTGACTATGCCAG GCAGGCGGGGCACCATGAGCTGGCGGAAAGGCTGGTTGAGTGCCAATATGAGCTCACTGACCGGCTGGCCTTCTACCTCTGTGGACGCAAGCCGG atCACAAGAATGGGCATTACATCATCCCACAGATGGCTGACAG ATCTCGGCAAAAGTGCATGTCTCAGAG CCTGGACCTATCCGAATTGGCCAAAGCTGCTAAGAAGAAGCTGCAGGCA CTCAGCAATCGGCTTTTTGAGGAACTCGCCATGGACGTGTATGATGAGGTGGATCGAAGAGAAAATGATGCAG TGTGGCTGGCTACCCAAAACCACAGCACTCTGGTGACAGAGCGCAGTGCCGTGCCCTTCCTGCCTGTTAACCCAGAATACTCAGCCACGAGGAATCAG GGGCGACAAAAGCTGGCCCGCTTTAATGCCCGAGAGTTTGCCACCTTGATCATCGACATTCTCAGTGAGGCCAAGCGGAGACAGCAGGGCAAGAGCCTGAGCAGCCCCACAG ACAACCTTGAGCTGTCTCTGCGGAGCCAGAGTGACCTCGACGACCAGCACGACTATGACAGCGTGGCCTCTGACGAGGACACAGACCAGGAACCCTTGCGTAGCACCGGCGCCACTCGAAGCAACCGCGCCCGG AGCATGGACTCCTCGGACTTGTCTGATGGGGCTGTGACGCTGCAGGAGTACCTGGAGCTGAAGAAGGCCCTGGCTACATCGGAGGCaaaggtgcagcagctcatgaaGGTCAACAGTAGCCTGAGCGACGAGCTCCGGAGGCTGCAGCGAGAG ATCCACAAGCTGCAGGCGGAGAACCTGCAGCTCCGGCAGCCTCCAGGGCCAGTGCCCACACCTCCACTCCCCAGTGAACGGGCAGAACACACACCCATGGCACCAGGCGGGAGCACACACCGCAGGGACCGCCAGGCCTTCTCCATGTATGAACCCGGCTCCGCCCTGAAGCCCTTCGGGGGCCCCCCTGGGGACGAGCTTACTACACGGCTGCAGCCTTTCCATAGCACT GAGCTAGAGGACGACGCCATCTATTCAGTGCACGTCCCTGCTGGCCTTTACCGG GAAGGAAGCCGCCACACG AGCAAGCTTTCCCGCCACGGCAGCGGAGCCGACAGTGATTATGAGAACACACAAAGTGGGGACCCACTGCTGGG GCTGGAAGGGAAGAGGTTTCTAGAGCTGGGCAAAGAGGAAGACTTCCACCCAGAGTTGGAAAGCCTGGATGGAGACCTCGATCCTGGGCTTCCCAGCACAGAGGATGTCATCTTGAAGACAGAGCAGGTCACCAAGAACATTCAGGAACTGTTGCgggcagcccaggagttcaagcatGACAG CTTCGTGCCCTGCTCAGAGAAGATCCATTTGGCTGTGACCGAGATGGCCTCCCTCTTCCCAAAG AGGCCAGCCCTGGAGCCAGTGCGGAGCTCACTGCGGCTGCTGAACGCCAGCGCCTACCGGCTGCAGAGTGAGTGCCGGAAGACAGTGCCGCCAGAGCCTGGCGCCCCAGTGGACTTCCAGCTGCTGACTCAGCAGGTGATCCAGTGCGCCTACGACATCGCCAAGGCTGCCAAGCAGCTGGTCACCATCACCACCCGAGAGAAGAAGCAGTGA